In Microbacterium sp. AB, a single genomic region encodes these proteins:
- the deoC gene encoding deoxyribose-phosphate aldolase, translated as MAIELTETAVAAAIDHAILKPDLTRADVDRELDVAAEWGVFSVCVRPSDVSYAVRRLAGTAVAVGTVIGFPHGTTSTAAKVAELRQAHEDGASEFDMVVHIGALLGGEDERVVSDIRTVVDAAGGLVTKVILETSFLDDEQIVRGSRLAEAGGATFVKTSTGFAGGGATAEHIALMRRSVSPAVQVKASGGVRGLEAAVAMLEAGATRLGTSASAIILGELRARAAGGPATGTEDAGSY; from the coding sequence ATGGCCATCGAGCTCACCGAGACGGCTGTCGCCGCCGCCATCGACCACGCGATCCTCAAGCCCGACCTCACCCGGGCCGACGTCGACCGCGAGCTCGACGTCGCCGCGGAGTGGGGCGTCTTCAGCGTATGCGTGCGTCCGTCCGACGTCTCCTACGCCGTGCGGCGTCTCGCGGGGACGGCGGTCGCCGTCGGCACCGTCATCGGCTTCCCGCACGGCACGACGTCCACCGCGGCGAAGGTCGCCGAGCTCCGGCAGGCGCACGAGGACGGCGCGTCCGAGTTCGACATGGTCGTGCACATCGGCGCGCTCCTCGGCGGCGAGGACGAGCGCGTCGTCTCGGACATCCGCACCGTCGTCGACGCCGCGGGCGGCCTCGTCACGAAGGTGATCCTCGAGACGAGCTTCCTCGACGACGAGCAGATCGTCCGCGGCAGCCGCCTCGCGGAGGCGGGCGGCGCGACGTTCGTGAAGACGTCGACGGGCTTCGCCGGCGGCGGCGCGACGGCCGAGCACATCGCCCTCATGCGCCGCAGCGTCTCCCCCGCGGTGCAGGTCAAGGCCTCCGGCGGCGTCCGGGGGCTCGAAGCCGCCGTCGCGATGCTGGAGGCGGGTGCGACGCGCCTCGGCACGAGCGCCAGCGCCATCATCCTCGGCGAGCTGCGCGCCCGCGCGGCGGGCGGTCCGGCGACCGGCACGGAGGACGCCGGCTCGTACTAG
- a CDS encoding S9 family peptidase, whose translation MTVEATPAQPTAPVAARRPVVRSHHGDDVEDRYEWLRAKEDPDVIAHLEAENAYTDARLAHLAPLRETLFQEIKGRVRETDLTVPVRQGGWWYYGRSLEGRQYGLQCRAPLASEDDWTPPRLEAGVDVPGEEVLLDGNAEAEGHEFFSLGAFSVTTDGTRLLWGVDTQGDERYTVRVKDIATGELLPDVIDGVGGGARFTPDGAFVLYSTVDDAWRPDGVWLHRVGEAGRENDVEIAHEDDEAFWIGAGFTRSRQYLVIESASNTTSEIDVIAASDLPLLLADPEAVDAVSIWDRSAKVEYSVDHAVIEGRDWLYVLHNQDALDFELIRLPADDEDAEPEVVIPHSPGTRLESVDCLRDFAIVEYRSGGIPRVGILDYATHAVREIAFDEPLYDAGSGGNPEWTQPVVRLSYGSFTTPGTVFDYDVATGELRELKQVEVLGGYDPADYGQERLWAPAGDGTEIPVSLVWKRSFGAPGEAPRPVHLYGYGSYEHSIDPGFSYARLSELDRGVVFAVAHVRGGGEMGRAWYENGKLTRKRNSFTDFVDVARFLVDRGYTSPDRMVAEGGSAGGLLMGAVANLAPELFAGVLADVPFVDALTTILDPSLPLTVIEWEEWGDPLHDADVYAYMKSYTPYENVREGVAYPRILATTSLNDTRVFYVEPAKWVARLREAGADALLKCEMVAGHGGVSGRYNAWHDRAFQLAWLLEAVGLAE comes from the coding sequence GTGACCGTCGAAGCAACCCCCGCCCAGCCCACCGCCCCCGTCGCCGCCCGGCGCCCCGTCGTCCGCTCGCACCACGGCGACGACGTCGAAGACCGGTACGAATGGCTGCGCGCGAAGGAGGACCCGGACGTCATCGCGCATCTCGAGGCGGAGAACGCGTACACCGACGCGCGTCTGGCGCACCTCGCGCCGCTGCGCGAGACGCTCTTCCAGGAGATCAAGGGGCGCGTGCGGGAGACCGACCTGACGGTGCCCGTCCGGCAGGGCGGATGGTGGTACTACGGCCGTTCGCTCGAGGGCCGGCAGTACGGGCTGCAGTGCCGGGCTCCGCTCGCGAGCGAGGACGACTGGACGCCGCCGCGGCTCGAGGCCGGCGTCGACGTGCCCGGCGAGGAGGTGCTCCTGGACGGGAACGCGGAGGCGGAGGGGCACGAGTTCTTCTCGCTCGGGGCGTTCAGCGTCACCACGGACGGCACGCGGCTGCTGTGGGGCGTCGACACGCAGGGCGACGAGCGGTACACCGTGCGGGTGAAGGACATCGCCACGGGCGAGCTGCTGCCGGACGTCATCGACGGCGTCGGCGGCGGCGCCCGGTTCACGCCCGACGGCGCGTTCGTCCTCTACTCGACGGTCGACGACGCGTGGCGCCCCGACGGCGTCTGGCTGCACCGGGTCGGCGAGGCGGGACGCGAGAACGACGTCGAGATCGCGCACGAGGACGACGAGGCGTTCTGGATCGGCGCGGGCTTCACGCGCAGCCGCCAGTACCTCGTCATCGAGTCGGCCTCGAACACGACGAGCGAGATCGACGTCATCGCGGCATCCGACCTGCCGCTCCTCCTCGCGGACCCCGAGGCCGTCGACGCCGTCTCGATCTGGGATCGCTCGGCGAAGGTCGAGTACTCCGTCGACCACGCCGTGATCGAGGGGCGCGACTGGCTGTACGTCCTCCACAACCAGGACGCGCTCGACTTCGAGCTCATCCGCCTGCCCGCCGACGACGAGGACGCCGAGCCCGAGGTCGTCATCCCCCACTCCCCCGGCACGCGCCTGGAGAGCGTCGACTGCCTGCGCGACTTCGCGATCGTCGAATACCGCTCGGGCGGCATCCCGCGTGTCGGCATCCTCGACTACGCGACCCACGCGGTGCGCGAGATCGCGTTCGACGAGCCGCTGTACGACGCCGGCTCGGGCGGCAACCCGGAGTGGACGCAGCCGGTCGTGCGCCTGAGCTACGGCTCGTTCACGACACCCGGCACGGTCTTCGACTACGACGTCGCCACGGGCGAGCTGCGCGAGCTCAAGCAGGTGGAGGTGCTGGGCGGCTACGATCCCGCGGACTACGGGCAGGAGCGCCTGTGGGCGCCCGCGGGCGACGGCACCGAGATCCCCGTCTCGCTCGTCTGGAAGCGCTCCTTCGGCGCGCCCGGCGAGGCCCCGCGGCCCGTCCACCTCTACGGCTACGGATCGTACGAGCATTCGATCGACCCCGGTTTCTCCTATGCGCGGCTCTCCGAGCTCGACCGCGGCGTCGTCTTCGCCGTGGCGCACGTCCGCGGCGGCGGCGAGATGGGACGCGCCTGGTACGAGAACGGCAAGCTGACGCGCAAGCGCAACAGCTTCACGGACTTCGTCGACGTGGCGCGCTTCCTCGTGGACCGCGGCTACACGTCGCCCGACCGCATGGTCGCCGAGGGCGGGTCGGCGGGGGGCCTGCTCATGGGCGCGGTCGCGAACCTCGCCCCGGAGCTCTTCGCCGGCGTCCTCGCCGACGTGCCGTTCGTCGACGCGCTCACGACCATCCTCGACCCTTCGCTCCCCCTCACGGTGATCGAATGGGAGGAGTGGGGCGATCCGCTGCACGACGCCGACGTCTACGCGTACATGAAGTCGTACACGCCGTACGAGAACGTCCGCGAGGGCGTGGCGTACCCACGCATCCTCGCCACGACGTCGCTCAACGACACGCGCGTGTTCTACGTCGAGCCCGCCAAGTGGGTCGCGCGCCTGCGCGAGGCCGGCGCCGACGCGCTGCTGAAGTGCGAGATGGTCGCCGGCCACGGCGGGGTGAGCGGCCGGTACAACGCCTGGCACGACCGCGCGTTCCAGCTGGCCTGGCTGCTCGAGGCCGTGGGACTGGCCGAATAG
- a CDS encoding ADP-dependent glucokinase/phosphofructokinase, producing the protein MRPVVLGLQGTVDYLIEWDGATIEALADEYAVAVGELAAPGSVVDERSLLVTLLSFLASGRGGERHAASSEVVERFAARFRTEVALGGTSVRAALLLRRLGVPSLLHLVSRDDTVRRLLPAECASISSATEDTLDPHLIVQYREGDGARIGEVAIVAPSANRVIVADDPPASALRLAPELGDRVAEAGVFLVSGFNTIQDEGVLRERLREIREVIARMPEGGVVVYEDAGFHDQRFAPLVSRALADVVDVFGMNEDELQARRGRTLDLLDVSAVAAAVEEMKAELGQATLVVHTRHWTVVAGERAASFAAAADAGNAAAGARYLYGDDIGDAHVSSVAARERQPAARAFAAELERRLGRRARCLPAFDLHPDRPTTIGLGDTFVGGFIAELAREDAP; encoded by the coding sequence GTGAGGCCCGTCGTCCTGGGGCTCCAGGGCACGGTCGACTATCTCATCGAGTGGGACGGCGCGACGATCGAGGCGCTCGCCGACGAGTACGCCGTCGCCGTGGGAGAGCTCGCCGCACCGGGGTCCGTCGTCGACGAGAGGAGCCTGCTCGTGACGCTGCTGAGCTTCCTCGCCTCCGGCCGCGGCGGCGAGCGGCATGCGGCGTCGTCGGAGGTCGTCGAGCGGTTCGCCGCCCGCTTCCGCACCGAGGTCGCGCTCGGCGGCACGAGCGTGCGGGCCGCGCTCCTCCTGCGCCGCCTCGGCGTCCCGTCGCTCCTCCACCTCGTGAGCCGTGACGACACCGTCCGTCGTCTGCTGCCCGCGGAGTGCGCGTCCATCTCGAGCGCGACCGAGGACACCCTCGACCCGCACCTGATCGTCCAGTACCGTGAGGGCGATGGCGCACGGATCGGGGAGGTCGCGATCGTCGCTCCGAGCGCGAACCGCGTCATCGTCGCCGACGACCCTCCGGCGAGCGCGCTGCGTCTCGCGCCCGAGCTCGGCGATCGCGTCGCGGAGGCCGGGGTGTTCCTCGTCTCCGGGTTCAACACGATCCAGGACGAGGGGGTCCTGCGCGAGCGGCTCCGTGAGATCCGCGAGGTCATCGCGAGGATGCCGGAGGGCGGCGTGGTCGTCTACGAGGACGCGGGCTTCCACGACCAGCGCTTCGCACCGCTCGTGTCGCGCGCGCTCGCGGATGTCGTGGACGTGTTCGGCATGAACGAGGACGAGCTCCAGGCGAGGCGGGGCAGGACGCTCGACCTGCTCGACGTCTCGGCCGTGGCCGCCGCGGTCGAGGAGATGAAGGCGGAGCTGGGGCAGGCGACGCTCGTCGTCCACACGCGCCACTGGACCGTCGTGGCCGGGGAACGGGCGGCGTCGTTCGCGGCGGCGGCCGACGCGGGCAACGCCGCCGCGGGGGCCCGGTACCTGTACGGCGACGACATCGGAGACGCGCACGTCTCCTCGGTCGCCGCTCGCGAGCGCCAGCCCGCCGCGCGGGCGTTCGCCGCCGAGCTGGAGCGGCGCCTCGGTCGTCGCGCGCGGTGCCTCCCGGCGTTCGACCTGCATCCGGATCGGCCGACCACGATCGGCCTGGGCGACACGTTCGTCGGCGGGTTCATCGCCGAGCTGGCACGGGAGGACGCTCCCTGA
- a CDS encoding 6-phosphofructokinase: MKIGILTSGGDCPGLNAVIRGAVLKGTEAYDMEFVGIRDGWKGLVEADFSPLTRRDVKGLSKVGGTILGTSRTNPYEGDRGGAENIAKTLYGHKLDGIIAIGGEGTLAAAQRLNNDGIPVLGVPKTIDNDLRATDYSFGFDTAVNIATEAMDRLRTTGDSHQRCMVAEVMGRHVGWIALHSGVAAGAHIICIPEVPLSLDEITKQVLAAHERGRAPLVVVAEGFKIEGQDEAYSDKGLDAFNRPRLGGIGEVLAPLIEEATGIETRATVLGHIQRGGSPSGFDRVLATRLGLHAADAVVDGAWGQMVALKGTDIVRVPFDEALGELNSVPLYRYEEAAALFG; encoded by the coding sequence ATGAAGATCGGCATTCTGACGAGTGGTGGCGACTGCCCCGGCCTCAACGCAGTCATCCGCGGCGCGGTGCTCAAGGGCACCGAGGCCTACGACATGGAGTTCGTCGGGATTCGCGACGGGTGGAAGGGCCTCGTCGAGGCCGACTTCTCCCCGCTCACGCGTCGCGACGTCAAAGGCCTCTCGAAGGTCGGTGGCACCATCCTCGGCACGAGCAGGACGAACCCCTACGAGGGCGACCGCGGCGGCGCCGAGAACATCGCCAAGACGCTCTACGGGCACAAGCTGGACGGCATCATCGCGATCGGCGGCGAGGGCACCCTCGCGGCGGCGCAGCGGCTCAACAACGACGGCATCCCCGTCCTCGGCGTGCCGAAGACGATCGACAACGACCTGCGCGCGACCGACTACTCGTTCGGTTTCGACACCGCCGTCAACATCGCCACCGAGGCGATGGACAGGCTGCGCACGACGGGAGACTCGCACCAGCGCTGCATGGTGGCCGAGGTCATGGGGCGTCACGTCGGGTGGATCGCGCTGCACTCGGGGGTGGCGGCGGGCGCCCACATCATCTGCATCCCCGAGGTGCCGCTCTCGCTCGACGAGATCACGAAGCAGGTCCTCGCGGCGCACGAGCGCGGCCGCGCCCCGCTCGTCGTGGTCGCGGAGGGCTTCAAGATCGAGGGCCAGGACGAGGCGTACAGCGACAAGGGCCTCGACGCGTTCAACCGCCCGCGTCTGGGCGGCATCGGCGAGGTCCTCGCCCCGCTCATCGAGGAGGCCACGGGCATCGAGACGCGCGCGACCGTGCTCGGCCACATCCAGCGCGGCGGATCGCCGTCGGGCTTCGACCGGGTGCTCGCCACCCGCCTGGGCCTGCACGCCGCCGACGCCGTCGTGGACGGCGCCTGGGGTCAGATGGTCGCCCTCAAGGGCACCGACATCGTGCGCGTTCCGTTCGACGAGGCGCTCGGCGAGCTCAACAGCGTGCCGCTGTACCGCTACGAGGAGGCGGCCGCCCTCTTCGGCTGA
- a CDS encoding phosphodiesterase, translating into MLQLGQHPPASRTIVHLSDTHLVGGGRRLSGTIDADANLVATLERVERLSGGVDALVFTGDLADLGEPEAYVRLRELVDPVAARLGAPVVWVAGNHDERPELRRDLLGLASTQEPLTGVWDLGGLRLVALDSTVPGWHHGDLDDAQLAWLAEVLAEPAPLGTVLALHHPPLPSHIPLFDVLELRDQGRLAAVIAGSDVRAILAGHLHYSTSGTFAGVPVSVASASCYTMDISLPAQRVNGMDAGQSFHLVHVYEDTITHSVVPIASAEPGDAFTPAWYAAMAALTPEQRLDAFSRKPS; encoded by the coding sequence ATGCTTCAGCTCGGTCAGCATCCGCCGGCCTCCCGGACGATCGTCCATCTGAGCGACACCCACCTCGTCGGGGGCGGCCGCCGTCTCAGCGGCACGATCGACGCGGACGCCAACCTCGTCGCGACCCTCGAGCGCGTCGAACGCCTCTCCGGGGGCGTCGACGCGCTCGTGTTCACGGGCGACCTCGCCGACCTCGGCGAGCCGGAGGCCTACGTGCGCCTCCGGGAGCTCGTCGATCCCGTCGCCGCGCGGCTCGGGGCGCCCGTCGTCTGGGTCGCCGGCAACCACGACGAGCGGCCGGAGCTGCGGCGAGACCTGCTGGGCCTCGCGTCGACGCAGGAGCCGCTCACGGGCGTCTGGGACCTCGGCGGCCTGCGTCTGGTCGCGCTGGACTCGACCGTGCCCGGATGGCACCACGGCGATCTCGACGACGCGCAGCTCGCGTGGCTGGCGGAGGTGCTCGCGGAGCCGGCGCCGCTGGGCACCGTCCTCGCCCTGCACCATCCGCCGCTTCCGAGCCACATCCCGCTGTTCGACGTCCTCGAGCTGCGCGACCAGGGCCGGCTCGCCGCCGTCATCGCCGGAAGCGACGTGCGCGCCATCCTGGCCGGTCATCTGCACTACTCCACGAGCGGGACCTTCGCGGGCGTCCCCGTCAGCGTCGCATCCGCCTCCTGCTACACGATGGACATCTCGCTGCCCGCGCAGCGGGTGAACGGGATGGACGCGGGGCAGTCGTTCCATCTCGTGCACGTGTACGAGGACACGATCACGCACTCCGTCGTGCCCATCGCGTCGGCGGAGCCCGGCGACGCGTTCACGCCCGCGTGGTACGCGGCCATGGCCGCGCTCACGCCCGAGCAGCGTCTGGACGCCTTCTCGCGCAAGCCGTCCTGA
- a CDS encoding class I mannose-6-phosphate isomerase, with protein MDLVVLPSNRPAHRFYRGGQRITALRGEPDAGSHEPEDWVASVTAVAGEAPQGLTALPDGRLLRDAVEADPVAWLGDAHVAAYGADTRLLVKLLDAGQRLPVHAHPDDVFSARELGRAHGKAEAWWILEGGSVHLGLRETVSPADLRALVEGQDTERLLALLHRRDVAPGDVVFVPPGVLHAIGEGVLLLEVQEPEDLSILLEWRGFAIDGAKDGHLGLGLDRALDAVETTARTGSDVDGLVHRASAGRPLPDAADPYFRLERREARGGAELAAGFAVVLVVSGDVVLRPATGRDARCARGATVLVPHGAGVVRLEGRGDVLIARPPAP; from the coding sequence ATGGACCTCGTCGTCCTGCCCTCCAACCGTCCGGCGCACCGGTTCTACCGGGGCGGACAGCGGATCACCGCGCTCAGGGGCGAGCCCGACGCGGGGAGCCACGAGCCGGAGGACTGGGTCGCCTCCGTCACGGCCGTGGCGGGCGAGGCGCCGCAGGGACTCACGGCGCTGCCCGACGGACGGCTTCTGCGCGATGCCGTCGAGGCGGATCCCGTCGCCTGGCTCGGCGATGCGCACGTCGCCGCCTACGGCGCGGACACCCGCCTGCTCGTCAAGCTCCTCGACGCGGGTCAGCGGCTCCCCGTCCATGCGCATCCCGACGACGTGTTCTCGGCGCGCGAGCTCGGGCGTGCGCACGGGAAGGCGGAGGCGTGGTGGATCCTCGAGGGCGGATCCGTCCATCTGGGGCTGAGGGAGACGGTCTCGCCGGCGGATCTCCGTGCGCTCGTGGAGGGGCAGGACACCGAGCGTCTGCTGGCGCTCCTCCATCGGCGGGACGTGGCGCCGGGCGACGTCGTCTTCGTGCCTCCCGGGGTGCTCCATGCGATCGGCGAGGGCGTGCTCCTGCTCGAGGTGCAGGAGCCCGAGGACCTGTCGATCCTGCTCGAGTGGCGCGGATTCGCGATCGACGGCGCGAAGGACGGGCACCTCGGACTCGGCCTCGACCGTGCGCTGGACGCGGTGGAGACGACGGCGCGGACGGGCTCGGACGTCGACGGGCTCGTCCATCGGGCCTCGGCCGGTCGCCCGCTGCCCGACGCCGCGGATCCGTACTTCCGGCTGGAACGTCGCGAGGCGCGCGGCGGCGCGGAGCTCGCGGCGGGATTCGCCGTCGTGCTGGTCGTCTCCGGCGACGTCGTGCTGCGGCCCGCGACGGGCCGGGATGCGCGGTGCGCTCGCGGGGCGACCGTGCTCGTGCCGCACGGCGCCGGCGTCGTCCGCCTCGAGGGTCGCGGCGACGTCCTGATCGCACGGCCTCCGGCGCCGTGA
- a CDS encoding aspartate ammonia-lyase: MAHDATSIRIETDSLGSLEIPAEAYWGIHTARALENFDISKRPISVYPELVVALAMVKQAAARANREIGVLDDERAELVDKAAQLVIDGEHHEQFVVGVVQGGAGTSTNMNANEVITNIALELAGREKGDYAYLSPIDHTNRSQSTNDVYPTSIKIGLSLSLRSLLEELDLLRRSFLAKAVEFHDVLKVGRTQLQDAVPMTLGQEFHGFATTLDADYRRLRENAVLLHEINMGATAIGTGITTHPGYASAVERHLCEITGLDLETASDLVESTSDTGSFMSFSASLKRNAIKLSKICNDLRLLSSGPQAGLGEINLPARQAGSSIMPGKVNPVIPEVVNQVAFAVVGADVTVTMAVEGGQLQLNAFEPIIAHSIFQSIIWMRQAMRTLRVNCVDGITANRKRLGAMVGSSVGVITALTPFIGYAAAAALAKTALLTNRNVADLVVEAGLMDRAEVDKQLSPLRLSGLEPITSVIPVIAPEDVPTTP; encoded by the coding sequence ATGGCCCACGACGCCACGTCCATCCGCATCGAGACCGACTCCCTGGGATCCCTCGAGATCCCGGCCGAGGCGTACTGGGGCATCCACACGGCCAGGGCGCTGGAGAACTTCGACATCTCCAAGCGGCCCATCTCGGTGTACCCCGAGCTCGTGGTGGCGCTCGCGATGGTGAAGCAGGCGGCGGCGCGGGCGAACCGCGAGATCGGCGTGCTCGACGACGAGCGCGCCGAGCTCGTCGACAAGGCGGCGCAGCTCGTGATCGACGGCGAGCACCACGAGCAGTTCGTCGTGGGCGTCGTGCAGGGCGGCGCCGGCACCTCGACCAACATGAACGCGAACGAGGTCATCACGAACATCGCCCTCGAGCTCGCCGGGCGCGAGAAGGGCGACTACGCGTACCTCTCGCCCATCGACCACACGAACCGCAGCCAGTCGACCAACGACGTCTATCCGACCTCCATCAAGATCGGCCTCTCGCTCTCGCTCCGCTCCCTGCTGGAAGAGCTCGACCTGCTGCGGCGGTCGTTCCTCGCCAAGGCCGTCGAGTTCCACGACGTGCTGAAGGTGGGCCGCACCCAGCTGCAGGACGCCGTGCCCATGACGCTCGGCCAGGAGTTCCACGGCTTCGCGACGACGCTCGACGCGGACTACCGTCGTCTGCGGGAGAACGCCGTGCTCCTGCACGAGATCAACATGGGCGCCACGGCGATCGGCACGGGCATCACGACGCATCCCGGATACGCGTCCGCGGTGGAGCGCCATCTGTGCGAGATCACGGGACTCGACCTCGAGACGGCGAGCGATCTCGTCGAGTCCACGAGCGACACCGGCTCGTTCATGTCGTTCTCCGCGTCGCTCAAGCGCAACGCGATCAAGCTCTCCAAGATCTGCAACGACCTGCGGCTGCTGTCGTCGGGCCCGCAGGCCGGTCTCGGGGAGATCAACCTCCCCGCACGCCAGGCGGGTTCGAGCATCATGCCCGGCAAGGTCAACCCGGTCATCCCCGAGGTCGTCAACCAGGTCGCGTTCGCCGTGGTCGGCGCGGACGTGACCGTGACGATGGCGGTGGAGGGCGGCCAGCTGCAGCTGAACGCCTTCGAGCCGATCATCGCGCACTCGATCTTCCAGTCCATCATCTGGATGCGCCAGGCGATGCGCACGCTGCGCGTCAACTGCGTCGACGGCATCACGGCCAACCGCAAGCGCCTCGGCGCGATGGTCGGCTCCAGCGTCGGCGTGATCACGGCGCTGACGCCCTTCATCGGCTACGCGGCGGCGGCCGCTCTGGCGAAGACCGCGCTGCTGACGAACCGCAACGTCGCGGATCTCGTCGTCGAGGCGGGGCTCATGGACCGTGCCGAGGTCGACAAGCAGCTGAGCCCGCTGCGGCTGTCGGGACTCGAGCCGATCACCAGCGTCATCCCCGTCATCGCTCCCGAGGACGTGCCGACGACCCCCTGA
- a CDS encoding DEAD/DEAH box helicase, whose translation MPTTAPARQRKTSSSARRDEEAPIIPILARKVREIEAKAQRNKLGPTNRVKFQVIAFLVREERARVKADAALADGVRAELLKRLDGVATILAKTAARDTSLIQLLEADHATSPVARRMRRDWLLESGADLPPEELVITDDKPVIATPVVSVVVSERAVTPPQVEARLDANPFLAPDLERAVPAPSPRRRLDGWELMGPLYKSFEQGAGGGAATMPLPPVPEFDRLSPKGLEVMPHQSRFLEAVREGHRSFLLADEPGLGKTAESVLAASVAEAYPLVVVVPNVVKMNWAREVERWTPQRRATVINGDGRDVDAFADVFIVNYEILDRHLGWLATIGLRGMVVDEAHFIKNLTSQRSQNVLALAQRVRETTPGGDPLLLALTGTPLINDVEDFDAIWRFLGWTNGEKPGAELMEKLDETGLTPADKAFYPEARNAVISMGIVRRRKKDVAKDLPDKLVADLPVQLDDEFGRGIRAAERELGERLAARYRRIIEARGDRGLAAGEIDDDIVRLVAQGELEESKAAGTEGDNVFAMVRRIGQAKALLAADYAAQLQRSVGKVVFFAKHIDVMDQAEAHFAAAGIKAVSVRGEQTSVVRQAAIDAFNSDPDVGIAVCSLTAAGVGVNMQVASNVVLAELSWTAAEQTQAIDRVHRIGQDEPVTAWRIIAAHTIDTKIAELIDRKQGLAGRALDGEAFDDASSDSVQLAALMHLLRQALGGE comes from the coding sequence ATGCCGACCACGGCACCCGCGCGACAGCGCAAGACGTCCTCGTCCGCACGACGCGACGAGGAGGCCCCGATCATCCCGATCCTCGCCCGCAAGGTCCGCGAGATCGAGGCGAAGGCGCAGCGCAACAAGCTGGGCCCCACCAACCGGGTCAAGTTCCAGGTGATCGCGTTCCTCGTCCGCGAGGAGCGCGCGAGGGTGAAGGCCGACGCGGCGCTCGCGGACGGCGTGCGCGCCGAGCTCCTCAAGCGGCTCGACGGCGTGGCCACGATCCTCGCCAAGACCGCCGCCCGCGACACCTCGCTCATCCAGCTGCTCGAGGCCGACCACGCGACCTCGCCCGTCGCCCGCCGCATGCGGCGCGACTGGCTGCTCGAATCGGGCGCCGATCTGCCGCCGGAGGAGCTCGTCATCACCGACGACAAGCCGGTCATCGCCACGCCCGTCGTGTCCGTGGTCGTCTCCGAGCGCGCCGTCACGCCGCCGCAGGTGGAGGCCCGCCTCGACGCCAACCCGTTCCTCGCCCCCGACCTCGAGCGCGCCGTCCCCGCGCCGTCGCCGCGTCGCCGTCTCGACGGCTGGGAGCTCATGGGGCCGCTCTACAAGTCGTTCGAACAGGGAGCCGGCGGGGGCGCGGCCACCATGCCGCTGCCCCCCGTCCCCGAGTTCGACAGGCTCTCTCCCAAGGGCCTCGAGGTGATGCCGCACCAGTCCCGGTTCCTCGAGGCGGTGCGCGAGGGGCACCGATCCTTCCTGCTCGCCGACGAGCCCGGCCTCGGGAAGACCGCGGAGTCGGTGCTCGCCGCATCCGTCGCCGAGGCGTACCCCCTCGTCGTGGTCGTCCCGAACGTCGTGAAGATGAACTGGGCGCGCGAGGTCGAGCGATGGACGCCGCAGCGTCGCGCCACGGTCATCAACGGCGACGGGCGCGACGTCGACGCCTTCGCCGACGTGTTCATCGTGAACTACGAGATCCTCGACCGGCATCTCGGATGGCTCGCCACGATCGGCCTGCGCGGGATGGTCGTCGACGAGGCGCACTTCATCAAGAACCTCACGTCGCAGCGCTCGCAGAACGTGCTCGCCCTCGCGCAGCGCGTCCGCGAGACGACGCCGGGAGGCGATCCGCTGCTGCTCGCCCTCACGGGGACCCCGCTCATCAACGACGTCGAGGACTTCGACGCCATCTGGCGCTTCCTCGGCTGGACCAACGGCGAGAAGCCCGGCGCGGAGCTCATGGAGAAGCTCGACGAGACGGGCCTCACCCCCGCCGACAAGGCCTTCTACCCGGAGGCCCGCAACGCCGTCATCTCGATGGGCATCGTGCGCCGTCGCAAGAAGGACGTCGCCAAGGATCTCCCGGACAAGCTGGTCGCCGACCTCCCGGTGCAGCTCGACGACGAGTTCGGCCGAGGCATCCGCGCGGCGGAGCGCGAGCTGGGCGAGCGGCTCGCCGCCCGCTACCGCCGGATCATCGAGGCCAGAGGCGACCGCGGTCTCGCCGCCGGCGAGATCGACGACGACATCGTCCGCCTCGTCGCGCAGGGCGAGCTCGAGGAGTCGAAGGCCGCGGGCACGGAGGGCGACAACGTCTTCGCGATGGTGCGCCGCATCGGCCAGGCGAAGGCGCTGCTCGCGGCCGACTACGCCGCCCAGCTGCAGCGCTCCGTGGGCAAGGTCGTGTTCTTCGCCAAGCACATCGACGTCATGGACCAGGCGGAGGCGCACTTCGCCGCCGCGGGCATCAAGGCCGTCTCGGTGCGCGGCGAGCAGACGAGCGTCGTCCGCCAGGCCGCGATCGACGCCTTCAACAGCGACCCCGACGTCGGCATCGCCGTCTGCTCGCTGACGGCCGCGGGCGTCGGCGTCAACATGCAGGTGGCGTCGAACGTCGTGCTCGCCGAGCTCAGCTGGACCGCGGCCGAGCAGACGCAGGCGATCGACCGCGTGCACCGCATCGGGCAGGACGAGCCGGTCACCGCGTGGCGCATCATCGCCGCCCACACGATCGACACGAAGATCGCCGAGCTCATCGACCGCAAGCAGGGTCTCGCCGGCCGTGCGCTCGACGGCGAGGCGTTCGACGACGCGTCGAGCGACTCCGTCCAGCTCGCCGCCCTCATGCATCTGCTGCGTCAGGCCCTCGGCGGCGAGTAG